The proteins below come from a single Ptychodera flava strain L36383 chromosome 6, AS_Pfla_20210202, whole genome shotgun sequence genomic window:
- the LOC139134706 gene encoding leupaxin-like: MTDKMPTCSKCDEKISGTVITALTKKWHPECFECTTCKQNLRGKMFFKDAAGKPLCEKHGAPKCKDCGEPVIGATVSALNEKWHRECFVCEKCKKQFEDGIFSVKDGKPYCRKDYEKEFLGGKKKPKKCKSCGKKIKTKWVEAMGQPWHCECFVCEECGEQLFGENEGSFNRMDNKPFCDRCIKNNAV; the protein is encoded by the exons ATGACAG ACAAAATGCCGACTTGTTCCAAGTGCGATGAGAAAATTTC GGGCACTGTTATTACAGCATTGACAAAGAAATGGCACCCCGAGTGTTTTGAGTGTACCACGTGCAAGCAGAACCTGAGAGGCAAGATGTTTTTTAAAGATGCAGCTGGAAAACCATTGTGTGAAAAACACGGGGCACCAAAGTGTAAAGACTGCGGGGAACCAGTTATAGGG gCGACAGTTTCAGCTCTGAATGAGAAGTGGCATCGTGAGTGTTTCGTCTGCGAAAAGTGTAAAAAGCAATTTGAGGACGGCATATTCAGCGTCAAAGATGGAAAGCCGTATTGCAGGAAAG ACTATGAGAAGGAATTCCTGGGAGGAAAGAAAAAACCGAAAAAATGCAAGAGTTGTGGAAAAAAGATTAAAACTAAATGGGTCGAAGCAATGGGACAACCCTGGCACTGTGAATGCTTTGTTTGTGAG GAATGTGGAGAGCAACTATTCGGCGAAAATGAGGGTTCTTTCAACAGGATGGACAACAAACCATTCTGTGATAGATGCATAAAAAATAACGCAGTTTGA
- the LOC139134707 gene encoding PDZ and LIM domain protein 7-like, with product MTDKMPTCSKCDEKISGTVITALTKKWHPECFECTTCKQNLRGKTFFKDAAGKPLCENHGAPKCKDCGEPVIGEIVSALGVKWHPKCFICKKCKTPLKKFKVKDNQLYCKEDYKKLFGENPEDCKGCSKKIDDPKWIEAMGYSWHSKCFVCQGCNKTFESGSSFVKQDDKAYHKKCVESL from the exons ATGACAG ACAAAATGCCGACTTGTTCCAAGTGCGATGAGAAAATTTC GGGCACTGTTATTACAGCATTGACAAAGAAATGGCACCCAGAGTGTTTTGAGTGTACCACGTGCAAGCAGAACCTGAGAGGCAAGACGTTTTTTAAAGATGCAGCTGGAAAACCATTGTGTGAAAACCACGGGGCACCAAAGTGTAAAGACTGCGGGGAACCAGTTATAGGG gaGATCGTATCAGCTCTCGGTGTGAAGTGGCATCCCAAGTGTTTCATCTGCAAGAAGTGTAAGACGCCGTTGAAGAAGTTCAAAGTTAAAGATAATCAGCTGTACTGCAAAGAGG ACTATAAGAAGCTATTCGGAGAAAATCCAGAGGACTGCAAAGGTTGCTCTAAGAAGATTGATGACCCTAAATGGATCGAAGCAATGGGATACTCCTGGCACAGTAAATGCTTTGTTTGTCAG ggtTGCAACAAAACATTCGAATCAGGGAGCTCCTTCGTCAAGCAGGACGACAAAGCATACCACAAGAAATGCGTCGAAAGCTTGTAA